A single region of the Acyrthosiphon pisum isolate AL4f unplaced genomic scaffold, pea_aphid_22Mar2018_4r6ur Scaffold_21829;HRSCAF=24993, whole genome shotgun sequence genome encodes:
- the LOC103309687 gene encoding uncharacterized protein LOC103309687 has product MTFGLSIGKIDLLLTCHFGKVLAAFKKDKFSKSLFKSLSNNLSGTHSIQWGISNESSAIDVLKQEENVEVTPTGLWLSNSGLLGALPDGLVGSNYTVEVKCPWKYRNKNLIAEIDVDHTYIVYKINGNLIVNKKHPYWDQIQGQLYLTNREFCYLFIWTPEQVLIAVVEKDTKWAINLEILEQFFIQKYIPYHTEG; this is encoded by the coding sequence ATGACCTTTGGTTTAAGTATAGGAAAAATAGACTTGCTGCTGACTTGCCACTTTGGAAAAGTCCTAGCAGcttttaaaaaagataaattttcaaaatctttatttaaatcattaagcAATAACCTTAGTGGTACACATTCCATACAATGGGGAATCTCTAATGAAAGTTCCGCTATAGATGTACTTAAACAAGAAGAAAATGTAGAGGTGACTCCAACTGGATTATGGCTTTCAAATAGTGGACTTTTAGGAGCATTGCCAGATGGACTAGTAGGCTCTAATTATACCGTTGAAGTAAAGTGTCCATGGAAGTACAGAAACAAAAATCTTATTGCTGAAATTGATGTAGATCATACTTAcatagtatacaaaattaatggGAATttgattgtaaacaaaaaacatCCATACTGGGATCAAATCCAAGGCCAGCTTTATTTAACAAATCGTGAattttgttacctatttatttggaCCCCTGAACAAGTACTTATAGCTGTAGTTGAAAAAGACACCAAATGGGCAATCAATTTGGAAATTCTAGAgcagttttttattcaaaagtatATACCCTACCATACTGAAGGATAA